The Leptospira koniambonensis genome window below encodes:
- a CDS encoding NAD(P)-binding domain-containing protein, whose product MKGLLSLVPKYFDWLNNNAPQGEAEKYPETNLEFESSVPGIYISGDLTGIPLLKYSVQSGVSAIRNILEKPKRKTKGNLDVLIVGAGPSGIAAGIEAKTNGLDFLILEANQPFHTITSYPKGKPIFAEPSELEVDSPIQIRDTTKEDLLVSLGSVLKKHKLPILNGEKVESILPSKDSELGFTIKTESGKNFNSSYVLLAIGKSGDSRRLGIPGEDHENVFHRLIDPQDFQGQNTLVIGGGDSAIEAALSLLDVSSSVTLSYRESEISRPKEENKRKFQNAVRENKIQFLPNSSPEKFESKQVFLKQGTKTKKEKIDSSLVLIGSEPPLSFLKKIGIKIRNSFNSKEILGFVSLFSFALFLYFGKASFYASNWYSWVALVSGVIFALSSIRFLFSKETFSAWRWKTFKNLYLISAALYFSGVYLSSKYLGFYLFGKYPSFHYTVLYSTTILFFGIRRIWVRPTQYIKLQTITLILIQIFPLFLLPEIILPFLGDQGLLGPSNGFLLTQVFPDGAYWKAYGFILAWPLNMGVLYDGGITTFWLIYGFLMSFALIPYLVYKYGKGVYCGWICSCGGLAETLGDEYRNRMPHGKLAYKLEHSGQWILLIAGILTIAKLIGSSGQFFWPLEFAADSVKVYYDLIVDLGLGGVVGVGAYFMFSGRIWCRMFCPLSALMHIYAKFSKFRIFSEKKRCISCNICTSVCHQGIDVMNYANKGRPMDSVQCVRCSACVVNCPTQVLSFGKLEKNGQVLDRLKAVL is encoded by the coding sequence ATGAAAGGCCTATTATCCTTAGTTCCAAAATATTTTGATTGGTTGAATAACAACGCCCCACAAGGTGAAGCCGAAAAATACCCTGAAACAAATCTAGAATTCGAGAGTTCTGTCCCTGGCATATATATCTCCGGTGATCTAACTGGTATTCCACTTTTGAAATATTCAGTGCAGAGTGGTGTTTCGGCGATCCGCAACATCCTAGAAAAGCCTAAAAGGAAAACAAAAGGGAATCTTGATGTTTTGATCGTAGGCGCAGGGCCTTCAGGGATTGCAGCAGGAATCGAAGCAAAGACGAATGGTCTAGATTTTCTTATCTTAGAAGCAAACCAGCCATTTCATACGATCACGAGCTATCCTAAGGGTAAACCTATATTTGCAGAACCCTCCGAACTAGAAGTGGATTCACCAATCCAGATCAGAGATACAACGAAAGAAGACCTCTTAGTATCACTCGGATCCGTATTAAAAAAACATAAACTTCCAATATTAAATGGGGAGAAGGTAGAATCTATTCTTCCTTCCAAAGATTCAGAGCTCGGGTTCACAATCAAAACTGAATCAGGCAAAAATTTCAACTCTTCTTATGTTCTGCTTGCAATCGGAAAATCAGGGGATAGCAGACGTTTAGGAATTCCGGGAGAAGATCATGAAAATGTTTTTCATAGATTGATCGATCCGCAAGACTTCCAAGGGCAAAATACTTTAGTCATAGGAGGAGGAGATAGTGCAATAGAAGCTGCATTATCCTTGTTGGATGTTTCTTCTTCCGTCACTCTATCTTATAGAGAGTCTGAAATTTCCAGACCAAAAGAAGAAAATAAACGTAAATTCCAAAACGCAGTCCGAGAAAATAAGATCCAATTTTTGCCAAATTCTTCTCCTGAAAAATTCGAATCAAAACAAGTCTTCTTAAAACAAGGAACTAAAACAAAAAAAGAAAAAATAGACTCTTCTCTTGTGTTAATAGGCTCAGAGCCCCCACTCTCTTTTCTAAAAAAAATAGGGATAAAGATCAGAAACTCATTCAACTCTAAAGAAATCCTTGGATTTGTTTCCTTATTTTCTTTCGCACTATTTTTGTATTTCGGTAAGGCATCGTTTTACGCTTCTAATTGGTATTCTTGGGTAGCATTAGTTTCTGGAGTTATATTTGCTCTTTCTTCTATCCGATTTCTATTCTCCAAAGAAACATTCTCTGCTTGGAGATGGAAAACATTCAAAAATCTTTATTTAATTTCTGCTGCACTTTATTTCTCCGGAGTATATTTAAGTTCTAAATATCTAGGATTTTATTTATTCGGAAAATACCCTAGCTTTCATTATACAGTTTTATATTCCACTACCATCCTATTCTTTGGGATCAGAAGGATCTGGGTCAGACCAACACAATATATAAAATTACAAACGATAACCTTAATCTTAATCCAAATATTTCCACTCTTCCTATTGCCTGAGATCATTCTTCCTTTCTTAGGGGATCAAGGTCTATTAGGACCTTCTAATGGATTTTTACTCACTCAAGTTTTCCCAGACGGCGCTTACTGGAAAGCATATGGATTTATATTAGCCTGGCCTTTAAATATGGGAGTCCTATACGACGGAGGGATCACCACCTTCTGGCTAATTTATGGATTCCTAATGAGCTTTGCTCTCATCCCTTATCTTGTATATAAATATGGAAAAGGGGTTTATTGCGGATGGATCTGTTCCTGCGGTGGTTTAGCAGAAACACTTGGCGACGAATATAGAAACAGAATGCCTCATGGAAAATTGGCGTATAAACTGGAACATTCAGGCCAATGGATCTTGCTTATCGCTGGAATTCTGACAATTGCAAAATTAATAGGAAGTTCAGGACAATTTTTCTGGCCCTTGGAATTTGCTGCAGATTCAGTCAAAGTATATTATGATTTAATTGTGGACTTAGGTCTTGGCGGAGTTGTAGGGGTCGGAGCTTATTTTATGTTCTCCGGCAGGATCTGGTGTAGAATGTTCTGTCCACTTTCTGCCTTAATGCATATCTACGCTAAGTTCAGCAAGTTCCGGATCTTCTCCGAGAAAAAAAGATGTATCTCTTGTAATATTTGCACCTCTGTTTGCCACCAAGGAATTGACGTGATGAATTATGCAAACAAAGGAAGACCAATGGACAGCGTCCAATGTGTCAGATGTTCTGCTTGCGTGGTAAATTGCCCTACCCAAGTTCTTTCTTTCGGAAAATTAGAAAAGAACGGGCAAGTATTGGATAGATTAAAAGCAGTTTTATAA
- a CDS encoding PQQ-dependent sugar dehydrogenase, producing MKLLLSKSFRFSIPLFICFQLFSCDDIRRLLVANVDDMAKYKAEGKESGLVAVFNQNDEKRKKITISLTTIGKGFEQPVDLLMIPGPDIFLVAEKTGALKWLDPKDGTSGILLKLDGISTDSEQGLLGVVLHPEFPEKPLLYLNYVAKKNGETSRVSEWTIDLPKDPKKAKLSKERILMEVKQPYGNHNAGQLAFGKDGMLYIAWGDGGWMGDPKGNGQNPSTFLGSVLRVDVNSKDPGKEYSVPKDNPFLKDPSFKPETFAYGFRNPWRYSFDPSGRLIIADVGQDLFEEVDIVEAGKNYGWNKMEATHCFEPKTDCDKKGLTDPVYEYGREDGSSITGGYVVTNDRISDLHGKYVFGDFVSGRIWAIDLPKDGSSVKEAYSLGKWPVLISSFGKDARGSVYIADFGAGQILRIDPGK from the coding sequence ATGAAACTTCTCCTTTCCAAATCCTTTAGGTTCAGCATTCCATTATTTATATGTTTTCAACTTTTCTCCTGCGATGACATCCGACGCCTCTTAGTCGCCAATGTGGATGACATGGCCAAGTACAAAGCAGAAGGAAAAGAATCCGGCTTGGTTGCAGTCTTCAATCAAAACGACGAAAAAAGAAAGAAGATCACGATTAGCCTTACCACGATAGGAAAAGGATTCGAACAACCTGTAGACTTACTTATGATCCCTGGTCCGGATATCTTCTTAGTCGCGGAAAAAACCGGAGCCTTGAAATGGTTGGATCCAAAAGACGGAACTTCTGGTATATTACTGAAACTTGATGGAATTTCTACCGACTCAGAACAAGGACTTCTGGGTGTAGTGTTACATCCTGAATTTCCTGAAAAACCACTTCTTTATTTGAACTATGTAGCAAAAAAAAATGGAGAAACGAGCAGAGTTTCAGAATGGACAATAGATCTTCCCAAAGATCCTAAAAAAGCAAAACTTTCTAAAGAAAGGATCTTGATGGAGGTAAAACAACCTTATGGAAATCATAATGCAGGACAATTAGCATTCGGAAAAGACGGTATGTTATATATTGCTTGGGGAGATGGAGGATGGATGGGAGATCCAAAAGGAAACGGACAAAATCCTTCTACGTTCTTAGGTTCTGTTCTGAGAGTGGATGTGAATTCTAAAGATCCAGGCAAAGAATATTCAGTTCCAAAAGATAATCCTTTCTTAAAAGATCCTTCTTTCAAACCGGAAACATTCGCCTACGGTTTCAGAAACCCTTGGAGATATTCTTTTGATCCTTCCGGAAGATTGATCATAGCAGATGTAGGCCAAGATCTATTCGAGGAAGTTGATATAGTAGAAGCAGGAAAAAATTATGGCTGGAACAAAATGGAAGCAACCCATTGTTTCGAACCTAAAACAGACTGCGATAAAAAAGGATTAACAGATCCAGTTTATGAATACGGAAGAGAAGATGGAAGTTCAATCACAGGCGGTTATGTAGTTACAAACGATAGAATTTCAGATCTTCATGGCAAATATGTATTCGGAGATTTTGTATCCGGAAGGATCTGGGCAATCGATCTTCCTAAAGACGGAAGCTCAGTAAAAGAAGCCTACTCTCTAGGAAAATGGCCAGTCCTAATTTCTAGTTTCGGAAAAGATGCAAGAGGATCCGTTTATATAGCCGACTTTGGAGCAGGGCAAATACTAAGGATAGATCCGGGTAAATAA
- a CDS encoding TolC family protein, whose protein sequence is MRYSYILVFISLFWILFFPVKASEDDQKKELNLNSIMAIAEKNSPLLTAINSDLESLFYKRRQEGKTQNPSVYVDYGQRKAADESGAEYAVQIEQPIYFPGRKELKQLLVDNDSKIKEIQQIEAYNSIRLSSIKFAYRYLVAADKKNHVKERLKRLSLIENYIKARPFFTPQAKTDLFIIETKILALRKHFNDLELGAAKDYESLNLYLRQESMPPLKIPYFRGGVKFDRQDLEKKAVSQNPSILAAKGELNKARTELRLANLEKYPDYSITSQIGEDKSGVANRFYDFGLKFRIPVWDQFQNKVASAETNMKSKQDRLIYQENLIQTSFNQSYLEYEQSKVNLKLYDLAQLDRIDRDLNFADMEFKRGRIQLISYLELENQLHETHHAVLDAQISHLESLLNLLYITNEKDILGVMGNASQTFEYQPK, encoded by the coding sequence GTGCGTTATTCTTATATACTAGTATTCATATCTTTATTTTGGATATTATTCTTTCCTGTCAAAGCTTCGGAAGATGATCAAAAAAAAGAATTAAACTTAAATTCAATTATGGCGATAGCAGAAAAAAATTCACCTCTGCTCACCGCCATTAATTCTGACCTGGAAAGTCTTTTTTACAAAAGAAGACAGGAAGGTAAAACCCAGAACCCTTCTGTTTACGTAGATTACGGTCAAAGAAAGGCTGCCGACGAATCAGGTGCAGAGTATGCAGTCCAGATAGAGCAGCCGATTTATTTTCCAGGAAGGAAGGAACTCAAACAACTTTTGGTGGATAATGATTCCAAGATCAAAGAGATCCAACAAATTGAAGCTTATAATTCTATCCGACTTAGTTCGATCAAATTCGCCTATCGTTATTTGGTAGCAGCAGATAAGAAGAACCATGTCAAAGAAAGACTCAAAAGACTTTCCTTAATAGAAAATTATATCAAGGCCAGGCCATTCTTCACTCCTCAAGCAAAAACGGATCTGTTTATTATAGAGACCAAAATTTTGGCTCTACGAAAACATTTTAACGATCTGGAGCTAGGAGCCGCTAAAGATTATGAATCCTTAAACTTATATTTAAGACAGGAATCAATGCCTCCGCTCAAAATTCCTTATTTTAGAGGAGGAGTGAAATTCGACCGTCAAGATCTAGAAAAAAAGGCGGTTTCTCAAAATCCTTCTATTCTTGCCGCTAAAGGAGAATTGAACAAGGCCAGAACAGAACTTAGATTAGCAAACTTAGAAAAATATCCGGATTATTCTATAACCAGCCAAATTGGAGAGGATAAGTCTGGGGTTGCTAACAGATTTTATGATTTTGGACTGAAGTTCCGTATCCCTGTTTGGGACCAATTCCAAAACAAAGTAGCTTCTGCAGAGACTAATATGAAGTCAAAGCAAGACCGACTCATATATCAGGAAAATTTAATACAAACTTCCTTCAACCAATCGTATTTGGAATATGAACAATCCAAGGTGAATCTAAAACTTTATGACCTGGCACAGCTGGATCGTATCGACAGAGATCTGAACTTCGCCGATATGGAGTTCAAAAGAGGAAGAATACAACTCATTAGTTATCTTGAGTTGGAAAACCAATTACACGAAACACATCACGCAGTTTTAGATGCTCAAATTTCCCATTTGGAAAGCCTCCTGAACCTGCTTTATATCACGAACGAAAAAGATATTTTAGGAGTAATGGGCAATGCTAGCCAGACTTTTGAATACCAGCCTAAATAA
- a CDS encoding TfoX/Sxy family protein — MSSFLTHVQDRLKVCGPLSYKNMFGGFGVYSGSQIFAMVIKDRLYFRVGQSNQAEYESAGMAPFTYAGKDGKLVRVSYWEVPEEILEDDEDLIFWFRKSLAEANKASSLKKKTVPKKKVTKSKVSSSTKKAAAKKKAARKKSVKRLVKKTTPKRKVATKGKVRR; from the coding sequence ATGAGTTCTTTTCTTACACATGTCCAAGATAGATTAAAAGTCTGCGGCCCATTATCTTATAAAAATATGTTCGGAGGTTTCGGAGTCTATTCCGGATCTCAAATTTTTGCGATGGTCATCAAGGACCGTTTGTATTTCAGAGTAGGACAATCCAACCAAGCAGAATACGAATCTGCAGGAATGGCGCCTTTCACTTACGCAGGTAAAGACGGCAAACTTGTCCGAGTTTCCTATTGGGAAGTTCCTGAAGAAATTTTAGAAGATGACGAAGACCTTATATTCTGGTTCAGAAAATCTTTGGCCGAAGCGAATAAGGCTTCTTCCTTAAAAAAGAAAACAGTTCCAAAGAAGAAGGTTACAAAATCAAAAGTTTCATCCTCTACCAAGAAAGCAGCCGCAAAGAAAAAGGCAGCCCGCAAAAAGTCGGTTAAACGTCTTGTTAAGAAAACTACACCTAAACGTAAGGTAGCGACAAAAGGCAAGGTTCGCCGGTAG
- a CDS encoding efflux RND transporter permease subunit, which produces MLARLLNTSLNNPFLSVGLVAFLLIFSFFTLNEVPIDAVPDITNVQVIVTTDTGSLDPEQVEKVITFPLETELLGLPNLIDVRSVSKFGLSNISLIFKETTDIYQARAMVAERIASAKEKLPPGATPTIVPNTTGLGEIFFYSVEATPDSELDKLPEEKKLLFLRTIQDYVVRPQIKAMVPGIVEVDSNGGYEKEIHIDVDPNRMKRWGLSIDQIIKDISTIGESFGGGFIENSGKISIVRAYGLKKNLNEISAISVRRTLTGASVKVSDIADVNEHGTPRLGGASSNGKEIVLGTALMLKGENSYKVNEDLHKAVSNLSLPENVRVRILLERSFLIQSTIKTVLKNLGEGAILVILTLFLILFNLRASLIVALIIPGSMLLASVCMRFFGISANLMSLGAIDFGLLVDASIVITENVLSKFETGKFTNKEEKRKVILDSSLEVLKPVSFGILVIMLVYVPILTLDGIPGRMFRPMAETVLLALGFSLFLAVFLLPPLLYFFLSPKNIGAHSKKKDSKIVNWYAEKLPKILDQPRKIIIYSLIFFAVTLLIYFRMGTVFLPKLTEGDLMLVIVRNGNTGLEESLKEQKELELFLGQMPEVESVFSRIGTSSVANDPMGPFNADTFIILKKDILPDLLEKNTWEKFLDKIETSVKEKFPESELTLSQPLEARFNELLEGSRADISVRILGKDLNVLLQLQEELKNTLEKIPGAAEVELDPIMALRKSNVIDVIPDSNKLKYYNISLPLFNSVLESSMSGFELGGFYEEEVRFPIKIRLSEEFRNRESEIGDINVGTEDGGTVPIRLLASIQKREKVMTISRNKSRRFVAVSVNLRGRDLEGFYKEAIIEVSKLKIPNGYSIFWGGQIENLSQAKEKLAVIIPATLFMIFTVLYLGLRSIKQALLVFFCVPFALTGGIWFLFLRGMDLSVSAFVGCIALSGIAVLNGLVKLYTIDRIREESKLKLRDAVLEGAVSRIRPVVMTALVASFGFIPMAFGTGLGAEVQKPLATVVIGGIFSSTVLTLVLLPAFYYWLEKE; this is translated from the coding sequence ATGCTAGCCAGACTTTTGAATACCAGCCTAAATAACCCATTCTTATCCGTTGGACTGGTTGCGTTTTTACTAATATTTTCATTTTTCACTTTAAATGAAGTTCCTATAGATGCCGTGCCAGACATCACAAATGTGCAAGTGATCGTCACAACTGATACTGGTTCCTTAGATCCAGAACAAGTGGAGAAGGTGATAACTTTTCCGTTAGAAACAGAACTTTTGGGATTACCAAATCTAATAGATGTACGCTCTGTATCTAAATTCGGTTTATCTAATATATCTCTGATCTTCAAGGAAACGACAGATATATACCAAGCAAGAGCAATGGTAGCAGAAAGAATTGCTAGTGCCAAAGAAAAACTACCTCCAGGGGCGACCCCAACAATCGTTCCCAATACAACAGGTCTTGGAGAGATCTTTTTTTACTCAGTAGAAGCAACTCCCGATTCAGAATTAGATAAACTTCCCGAAGAGAAAAAACTTTTATTCCTAAGAACTATCCAAGATTACGTTGTTCGCCCTCAGATCAAAGCAATGGTTCCTGGAATTGTAGAAGTGGATTCCAATGGAGGTTACGAAAAAGAGATCCATATAGATGTGGACCCAAACAGAATGAAACGCTGGGGACTTTCTATAGATCAGATCATCAAAGATATTTCTACAATAGGAGAAAGTTTCGGTGGCGGATTTATAGAGAACTCAGGAAAAATTTCCATAGTAAGAGCTTACGGACTCAAAAAAAATCTAAATGAGATCTCTGCTATCTCTGTCAGAAGAACTCTCACAGGCGCTTCAGTAAAAGTTTCGGACATAGCAGATGTCAATGAACACGGCACTCCAAGATTAGGAGGAGCAAGCTCCAACGGAAAAGAAATCGTACTAGGCACAGCATTAATGCTAAAAGGAGAAAATAGTTATAAAGTAAACGAAGATCTCCATAAGGCAGTTTCTAATCTAAGTTTACCTGAAAATGTAAGAGTTAGGATCTTATTAGAAAGATCCTTCTTGATACAATCCACCATCAAAACTGTCTTAAAAAACTTGGGAGAGGGTGCGATCTTAGTAATACTTACACTTTTCTTAATATTGTTTAACCTAAGAGCATCCTTGATAGTAGCGTTAATCATACCAGGTTCAATGCTACTTGCTTCCGTTTGTATGAGATTTTTTGGGATCTCTGCCAACTTAATGAGTCTAGGAGCGATTGACTTTGGATTATTAGTAGATGCATCTATCGTAATCACAGAAAACGTTCTTTCTAAATTCGAAACTGGAAAGTTCACAAACAAAGAAGAAAAACGGAAAGTTATCCTCGATTCTTCCTTGGAAGTTTTAAAGCCGGTATCCTTTGGAATATTAGTGATCATGCTTGTCTACGTCCCAATCCTTACTTTGGATGGGATCCCAGGAAGAATGTTCCGACCTATGGCAGAAACTGTGCTTCTCGCTTTGGGATTTAGTTTATTCTTAGCAGTTTTCCTTCTTCCTCCCCTTTTATACTTCTTCCTATCGCCTAAAAATATAGGAGCGCATAGCAAGAAAAAGGATAGTAAGATAGTAAATTGGTATGCAGAAAAATTACCTAAGATCTTAGACCAGCCTCGTAAGATCATAATATATTCATTAATATTTTTCGCGGTTACACTTCTTATCTATTTCAGAATGGGAACAGTATTCCTTCCTAAATTAACGGAAGGGGATCTGATGTTAGTCATTGTCCGAAATGGAAATACTGGATTAGAAGAAAGTTTAAAAGAACAAAAAGAATTAGAACTTTTCCTTGGCCAAATGCCTGAAGTGGAAAGTGTATTTTCCAGAATAGGAACAAGTTCAGTCGCAAACGACCCCATGGGTCCTTTCAATGCGGATACATTCATCATTCTAAAAAAAGATATTCTTCCTGATCTTTTAGAAAAGAATACTTGGGAAAAATTTTTAGATAAGATAGAAACATCCGTAAAAGAAAAATTCCCTGAATCAGAACTGACCTTAAGCCAACCATTAGAAGCCAGATTCAACGAACTATTGGAAGGAAGCAGAGCGGATATAAGTGTCCGGATCTTAGGAAAAGACTTAAATGTTTTATTACAACTCCAGGAAGAATTAAAAAACACATTAGAAAAGATCCCTGGAGCCGCAGAAGTAGAATTAGACCCTATCATGGCATTAAGAAAATCGAATGTAATCGATGTGATCCCTGATAGCAATAAGCTCAAATACTATAATATCTCTTTACCTCTATTCAATTCAGTTCTGGAAAGTTCTATGAGCGGATTTGAACTCGGAGGATTTTATGAAGAAGAAGTTAGATTTCCGATCAAGATCAGACTTTCCGAAGAATTTCGGAACAGAGAATCTGAAATCGGAGATATTAATGTAGGAACGGAAGATGGAGGAACTGTTCCTATACGACTTTTGGCTTCCATACAAAAAAGAGAGAAGGTAATGACCATCTCCAGAAATAAATCCAGAAGATTCGTAGCAGTCTCAGTAAACTTAAGAGGCCGAGATTTAGAAGGATTTTATAAGGAAGCGATAATCGAGGTTTCTAAATTAAAGATCCCTAATGGATATTCTATATTTTGGGGAGGGCAAATAGAAAATCTTTCTCAAGCGAAAGAAAAACTTGCAGTGATCATTCCTGCTACATTGTTCATGATATTTACTGTTCTATACTTAGGACTCAGATCTATCAAACAAGCATTGCTTGTATTCTTCTGTGTCCCATTCGCATTAACGGGAGGGATATGGTTCCTTTTCCTAAGAGGAATGGACTTAAGCGTTTCCGCATTTGTAGGATGTATCGCACTCTCTGGAATTGCAGTCTTGAACGGACTCGTAAAATTATACACGATCGATAGGATCCGAGAAGAAAGTAAACTTAAGCTTAGAGACGCGGTATTAGAAGGTGCGGTCAGCCGGATTCGCCCAGTGGTCATGACCGCGCTAGTCGCTTCTTTTGGATTTATTCCTATGGCATTCGGAACAGGGTTAGGTGCGGAAGTCCAAAAACCCCTGGCCACTGTAGTGATAGGAGGAATTTTTTCTTCCACTGTCCTTACCTTGGTATTACTGCCTGCATTCTATTACTGGTTAGAAAAAGAATAA
- a CDS encoding cytochrome c family protein, with protein sequence MNSRHFFVLFLSILFCGSIFCKSKEEDIKTLRFSNGVYPIFFDIAVDSVKNLKTGKLSESSADCGTCHKKIYENWRGSRHSQAFTNPLYKQSHEKEPMSWCLNCHAPFLQANSDPKDPNQRLQSEDGVSCITCHVRDGKILVNNLPTQTENVHEYKQTELLASEEFCANCHQFNFPDKESVTKQKNFISYSNLPMQNTVEEWKQSYWHGKKNCQSCHLLPNSSKSHTFPGGHHIQKLRDSFSVFLEKSSESTYIVSLFAEDIGHSFPTGDLFRSLRLRVLDQKGIVIQEWRLGKTYEENRNASLTDAIKYLSEDSVLDPPKDRSKSSSKKFVFRSITKEKQFRYELFIDFVNPTTHIFGKLNSESTLLKFKSGELTASEWNGSKG encoded by the coding sequence TTGAATAGTAGACATTTTTTCGTTCTCTTTCTTAGCATCTTATTTTGCGGTTCCATATTCTGCAAAAGTAAGGAAGAGGATATTAAAACTTTACGTTTTTCGAATGGAGTTTATCCGATTTTTTTCGATATAGCAGTCGACTCTGTTAAAAATCTCAAAACGGGAAAATTATCTGAATCCAGTGCTGATTGCGGCACCTGTCATAAAAAAATATATGAAAACTGGAGAGGTTCCAGACATAGCCAAGCCTTTACCAATCCATTATACAAACAAAGTCATGAAAAGGAACCGATGAGCTGGTGTCTTAATTGCCATGCTCCTTTTCTACAAGCAAACTCAGATCCTAAGGATCCAAACCAAAGACTCCAATCCGAAGATGGAGTATCTTGTATAACATGTCATGTAAGAGACGGAAAAATACTCGTTAACAATTTGCCCACACAAACTGAAAACGTTCACGAGTATAAACAAACAGAATTATTAGCCTCCGAGGAATTTTGTGCAAATTGCCATCAGTTCAATTTTCCGGATAAAGAATCAGTCACTAAACAGAAAAACTTCATCTCTTATTCAAATCTTCCAATGCAGAACACTGTAGAAGAATGGAAACAATCCTATTGGCACGGAAAGAAAAATTGCCAATCATGCCATCTACTACCTAATTCATCCAAGTCTCATACTTTTCCTGGAGGGCATCATATTCAAAAATTAAGAGATTCTTTTAGCGTTTTTCTAGAAAAAAGTTCGGAATCAACATATATCGTTTCTTTATTCGCGGAAGATATAGGTCATTCCTTTCCAACAGGAGATCTATTTCGATCCTTAAGACTTAGAGTTTTAGATCAGAAAGGAATAGTAATCCAAGAATGGAGGCTCGGAAAAACGTATGAAGAAAATCGAAATGCAAGTCTAACAGATGCAATCAAATATCTTTCGGAAGATAGTGTTTTAGATCCTCCCAAGGATAGATCGAAAAGTAGCAGTAAAAAATTCGTCTTTAGAAGTATTACTAAAGAGAAACAATTTCGTTATGAATTATTTATCGATTTTGTAAACCCTACCACCCATATATTCGGCAAATTGAATTCTGAGTCTACTCTACTTAAGTTTAAATCGGGTGAATTAACTGCATCTGAGTGGAATGGTTCTAAAGGTTAA